In a single window of the Candidatus Nanopelagicales bacterium genome:
- a CDS encoding sulfide/dihydroorotate dehydrogenase-like FAD/NAD-binding protein, with protein sequence MREVLDMREAEPSEQGIRMSDFRIIERQDFSDVTFLLEIHHPLMAKAAKPGQFVIVMLHEQGERIPLTIADFDRDAGTITLVIQAVGKTTLQMQQECLAGTSLYGMVGPMGIPSEISKAKKVVCVGGGLGVAPIFPQARGYKEAGAYVIGVVGFRNKDLVFWEDKFRAFCDEYIICTDDGSVGIKGLVTEGIEQAIGKHADIDEVVAIGPPVMMRGCAETTRPYGIKTMVSLNPVMVDGTGMCGGCRVKIGGQVKFACVDGPDFDGHQVDFDDLMTRLRRYAAAEKVALDAWKSSCRMRGGANATAETKR encoded by the coding sequence TGCGAGAAGTCTTGGACATGCGAGAAGCGGAACCGAGCGAGCAAGGCATCCGGATGTCTGATTTCCGGATCATCGAGCGTCAGGATTTTTCCGACGTGACGTTCTTGCTCGAGATACACCATCCCCTGATGGCCAAAGCGGCGAAGCCAGGCCAGTTCGTGATCGTGATGCTCCATGAGCAGGGCGAGCGGATCCCCTTGACGATCGCCGACTTCGACCGCGACGCCGGCACCATCACGCTGGTGATCCAGGCCGTCGGCAAGACGACGCTGCAGATGCAGCAGGAGTGCCTGGCTGGCACGTCCCTGTACGGCATGGTCGGGCCGATGGGCATCCCAAGCGAGATCAGCAAGGCCAAGAAGGTCGTGTGCGTCGGCGGAGGCCTGGGAGTGGCGCCGATCTTCCCGCAAGCCCGTGGCTACAAGGAGGCTGGCGCGTATGTAATCGGGGTCGTCGGCTTCCGTAACAAGGATCTGGTGTTCTGGGAGGACAAGTTCCGGGCCTTCTGCGACGAGTACATCATTTGCACGGATGATGGATCGGTTGGCATCAAGGGGCTAGTAACCGAAGGCATCGAGCAGGCCATCGGGAAGCACGCCGACATCGATGAGGTCGTCGCCATCGGCCCCCCGGTCATGATGAGGGGGTGCGCCGAGACGACCCGGCCCTACGGCATCAAGACGATGGTGAGCCTCAACCCGGTCATGGTCGACGGCACGGGGATGTGCGGGGGATGCCGGGTCAAGATAGGCGGACAGGTGAAGTTCGCTTGCGTCGACGGTCCTGATTTCGACGGCCACCAGGTCGACTTCGACGATCTGATGACCCGACTTCGTCGCTACGCTGCTGCGGAGAAAGTGGCCCTGGACGCTTGGAAGAGCAGCTGCCGTATGCGAGGCGGCGCTAACGCGACCGCGGAAACGAAGAGGTAG